In Acidobacteriota bacterium, the genomic window ACCGCGCGGCTGTTGGCGCTGTCGAGGTTGCCGGTGGGTTCGTCGGCCAGGACCAGCGCGGGCTCGTTGATGAAGGCCCGCACCACCGCCACCCGCTGCTGCTGTCCGCCGGAGATCTGGCCCGGCCGGTAGTGCAGGCGGTTGCCCAGGCCCACGCGGTGGAGCAGCTCCACCGCCCGCGCCCGCCGCTCGCGCTCGGCCTGCCGGCCCATGATCCGGCGGGGAATCAGAACATTTTCCAGCACCGAGAACTGGGGGAGCAGGTAGTGGAACTGGAAAATGAAGCCGAGGTACTGAAGCCGCAGCCGGGCGCGCGCGTCCTCGTCGAGCCGGGCGGTATCCTCGCCGTTGAGCAGGATCCGACCCGATGTGGGTGCATCGAGGAGGCCCATCAGGTTCAGCAGGGTGGTCTTGCCGGATCCGGAGGCGCCGGTGATGGACACGAACTCGCCTTTCGCCACCGCCAGGTCGATGTCGAAGAGCACCGGCGTGGGCACGCCGTCGCCGTACACTTTGTTCACTCCGCGGAGCTCCACGACGGGGCACACGTCCATCACGCCCCCCGGATCACGTCGATGGGATTGACCCGCGCCGCCCGCCAGGCCGGGTAGAGTGAGGCGAGAAAACCGATGCCCACGGCGATGGCGATGCTCCCCAGGATCAGGGCGGGGCCGAGGTCAATCGGGAAGGTTTCCACCAGCCGACCGGTGGCGCTGGCGGTGGTGCGGAAGCCGGCCAGCCACAGGCACAAGGCGGACCCCTGGACAGCCCCGGCGGCGCCGCCGAAGAGCGACAGCAGCACGCCCTCCACGGTGAACACGGCGGTGATCTGGCGGCGGTTGGCGCCCATGGCCTTGAGGATGCCGATCTCCCGGAGCTGGCTCATCACCGACATGATGAGCATGCTGGCGATGCCGAAGCCGGCGCCCAGGATGGTGAAGCCCACGATGAGGTTCGATGACTGGCTCTGGGCGCGCAGTCCGGACAGGAGCGACTGGTTGTCCTCCATCCAGGAGCGCGTCTCGTAGGGGACCTGCAGTGCCAGGCGCCGCGCCATGGCGTCGGCGCCGAAGATGTCGCCGAGCTTCAAGCCGATGCTGGTGACGGCGGTGCCCACGCCGAAGAGGGTCTGGCCGTCGCGCAGCGTCAGGTAGAGGGTGCCGCCGTCGACGGCGGCGAAGCCGCTGTCGAAGATGCCGGCGACGGTGTAGGTGCCGGCGTTCCCCTCGATGCTCACCAGGCGGACCTTGTCCCCGAGGCGGAGCGAGAACTCGTCAGCCAGCTTATAGCCGAGGGCGACCTCGCCGGCGTTGAGCCCGAAGAACCGGCCCGTCACCAGTTTCGACTGGATATCCACCACCTCGTTGTGGCGCTCCGGGATCACGCCCACCACCGCCACTCCCTGCCGGCGGGCACCGCGCGACATGAACCCTTGCCCCTCCACCACCGGCGACACCGCCGCCACGTCCGGGTCGAAGCGCTGCAGCCGGGCCAGCCAGAAGGGCCAGTCCTCGATCTTGCGCTTCTGCCGCTCCAGCCGGATCCGCTCGCCGGCGTAAAGCGGCCCGTCCGGCGCCGCCGTGTCGGCCACCGACAGCGGCACCCGCTCGGGCTGGCGCATGACGACGTGGGGGATGGCGCCGGTGACGCTGGCGATGAGCCGCCGCTGCAGCCCGCCGATGAGGGCGCCGAGGAAGATGATCAGGGTGACGGAGACCGCCACGACCCCCATCATGAGCAGGGTCTTGCCCAGGTTGTAGCGCAGGTTCCGCAGCGCCACGGACCAGGCGAAACGGTCGAACATGGATCGGTCTCCTCGTTGTCCGGGCGGCGGACGCTCAGGGTCGCGCAACCGGCCGGACCGTGTCTCCGGCTGCGGCCTCGGTGCCACGGACCAGCACCGCGGCGTCGGACGGCACGCCCGTCACAGCGATCCACTCCGTGCCGCGGGCCAGAACGCGGACGGGCTGTTCGCGCACCGTATCACCCGTCACGACCAGCACGTGCCAGCGGCCGTCGCGCTGCAGGAGCGCGGTGGCGGGGAGGCTGAGCGCCCGCGGCAGCCGGGCCACCTCGACGCTGACGTCCACGGTCATGTCGGGGCGGACGAAGTCGGGGAGCCGGTCGGGAGTGAAACGGAGCCCCACCACGCCGCGGCTGCTGTCCACTTCCGGTCCGATCTGAGCCAGCGTCGCGGCAAACGGCTGGTCGCGGAACGCCGGCGCCAGCACCGTCGCCCGCTGGCCGGTTCGCAGACGGTCCAGATTGTTCTCGTCGGTTTCGACGTAAATTTCTGTCACCCGCAGATCGGCCAGTTCCAGGAGAGCGTTGCCGGGGGTGACACTCTGGCCGGGTTCGGCGCTCCGGCGGATAACCAGCCCGGGCAGCGGCGCGCGGATCGTCCGGCGCTCCAGATCCTGCTTGGCCACCAGCACCGCCGTCTCCGCTTCGCGCAGGCGCGCTTCGGCCACCTGCAGGTCTTCGGGGCGCGGCCGGGCGCGCAGGTCGGCCAGCGTCTCGCGCGCGGCTGCCTCGGCGGCGGCGGCCTGGTCCCGCGTGGAGGCGGCCAGGTCCAGGTCGGCTTGGGCGACCACCTGGTCGTCGAAAAGGGCGCGCCTGCGCGCGAAGTCCCGCTCGGCCTGGAGCCGGGCGGCGGTCGCCCGGTCCAGTTCCGCATCGGCGCGGGCCAGCTCCTCGGGCGTGGTGCCGCGGCGGACAAGGGCCAGCTCGGCCGCAGCGGTCTGGGCGGCCTGGCGGCTCTGCTCCAGGCGCTGGCGCGCGTCGTCCCGCCGGAGCTGGACGAGGGAGGCGCCGGCGGCGACGCGGTCACCGTCTTCCACGAACACCGATTCGATGACGCCTGTCACCTCGCTGCCGATGGGGCTCTGCCGCTTGGCCCGGAGGGTGCCGCTGGCAATGACCAGCTCCACCACCTCCCGCTCCGCCGGCCGGACGGTTTCGACCTCGCGGACGCGCAGCCGGCTGAAGCCCAGCCAGCCCGCCGCCGCCACGAGGAGCGCGCCGCTGATCCACAAGGTGTGTCGCATCCGCCGGGTCATCCACAGGCCTCCGTCTTCGGGGATCGACCCATTTCAGCACAAAGCGGGACGCGGGGGAAGCGAATATTCCGCACCGGGCGATACCGATTCAGATGGTGGCTGGTGCGATGGTGTATCATGGATTGCCGGACAGTGCGGGGAACCCCGCGGTTCGGGATGCCGGTCGGGAGGTGGCGGAGAATGACCGGAACCGACGTGACTGTTCTCGGGGCAGGTCTGGCGGGAAGCGAGGCCGCGTGGCAGCTCGCCCGCAGGGGCTGGCGGGTGGCGCTTTGGGAGATGCGACCCGCCGTAATGACGCCCGCCCACCGAACCGGCCGCTTCGCCGAACTGGTCTGTTCCAATTCCCTCAAGTCGGAGGCTCCCGCCAGCGCGCCGTATTTGCTGAAGGAGGAGTTGCGCCACCTGGGCAGCCTCCTGCTCAGGGTGGCTGACGGTTGCCGAGTCCCCGCCGGGCAGGCGCTGGCGGTGGACCGGCAGCGGTTCGCCGAGAGCGTGGAGGCGGCGGTCCGCAGTGAGGCCGGCATCGCAGTGGTCTCCGCGGAAGCGCGGACGCTGCCGGCGGCGCGTCCGGTCATCGTGGCCACGGGGCCGCTCACGTCACCGGCACTGGCCGAGGCGCTGCGCGGGCTCGCCGGCGCCGAGCACCTTTTTTTCTACGACGCCATCAGCCCCATCGTGGCCGGAGCTTCAGTGGACCGCGCCGTGGCCTTCGCCGCTTCGCGCTACGGCAAGGGAGGCGACGACTATCTGAACTGTCCCCTGAACCGCAAGGAGTATCAGGCGTTCATCGAGGCGCTCCGCGCAGCCGACACGTACCCGCGGCACGACTTCGAGGCGGATGCCTATTTCGAAGGGTGCCTTCCCATCGAGGAGATCGTCCGGCGCGGGGACGACACGCTCCGCTTCGGTCCCATGAAACCGGTGGGCCTGGTGGACCCGCGCACCGGCACCGTGCCATACGCCGCACTCCAGCTCCGCCGGGAGGATGTGCTGGGCGATGCGTTCAACCTGGTGGGTTTTCAGACGCGGCTGAGGCAGGGTGAGCAGCAGCGGGTTTTCCGGCTCATTCCTGGCCTGGCGCGCGCCGAGTTCATCCGGTTCGGGCAGATCCACCGCAACACGTACCTGAACGCGCCGGCCGTGCTCAACCCGGAGCAGGAGTTCCGCGACCATCCCGGAGTGTTCGCGGCCGGGCAGTTGTGCGGGTTGGAGGGGTACATCGAGGCCGTCGCCACCGGGCTGATGGCCGGGCTGCAGGCGGACCGCCGGCTGCGGGGCCTTCCGCCCG contains:
- a CDS encoding ABC transporter ATP-binding protein, with product MDVCPVVELRGVNKVYGDGVPTPVLFDIDLAVAKGEFVSITGASGSGKTTLLNLMGLLDAPTSGRILLNGEDTARLDEDARARLRLQYLGFIFQFHYLLPQFSVLENVLIPRRIMGRQAERERRARAVELLHRVGLGNRLHYRPGQISGGQQQRVAVVRAFINEPALVLADEPTGNLDSANSRAVFALMREISRNLGTAFILVSHDEQLARQADRIVPLVDGRIVH
- a CDS encoding ABC transporter permease, coding for MFDRFAWSVALRNLRYNLGKTLLMMGVVAVSVTLIIFLGALIGGLQRRLIASVTGAIPHVVMRQPERVPLSVADTAAPDGPLYAGERIRLERQKRKIEDWPFWLARLQRFDPDVAAVSPVVEGQGFMSRGARRQGVAVVGVIPERHNEVVDIQSKLVTGRFFGLNAGEVALGYKLADEFSLRLGDKVRLVSIEGNAGTYTVAGIFDSGFAAVDGGTLYLTLRDGQTLFGVGTAVTSIGLKLGDIFGADAMARRLALQVPYETRSWMEDNQSLLSGLRAQSQSSNLIVGFTILGAGFGIASMLIMSVMSQLREIGILKAMGANRRQITAVFTVEGVLLSLFGGAAGAVQGSALCLWLAGFRTTASATGRLVETFPIDLGPALILGSIAIAVGIGFLASLYPAWRAARVNPIDVIRGA
- a CDS encoding efflux RND transporter periplasmic adaptor subunit, translating into MRHTLWISGALLVAAAGWLGFSRLRVREVETVRPAEREVVELVIASGTLRAKRQSPIGSEVTGVIESVFVEDGDRVAAGASLVQLRRDDARQRLEQSRQAAQTAAAELALVRRGTTPEELARADAELDRATAARLQAERDFARRRALFDDQVVAQADLDLAASTRDQAAAAEAAARETLADLRARPRPEDLQVAEARLREAETAVLVAKQDLERRTIRAPLPGLVIRRSAEPGQSVTPGNALLELADLRVTEIYVETDENNLDRLRTGQRATVLAPAFRDQPFAATLAQIGPEVDSSRGVVGLRFTPDRLPDFVRPDMTVDVSVEVARLPRALSLPATALLQRDGRWHVLVVTGDTVREQPVRVLARGTEWIAVTGVPSDAAVLVRGTEAAAGDTVRPVARP
- a CDS encoding methylenetetrahydrofolate--tRNA-(uracil(54)-C(5))-methyltransferase (FADH(2)-oxidizing) TrmFO translates to MTGTDVTVLGAGLAGSEAAWQLARRGWRVALWEMRPAVMTPAHRTGRFAELVCSNSLKSEAPASAPYLLKEELRHLGSLLLRVADGCRVPAGQALAVDRQRFAESVEAAVRSEAGIAVVSAEARTLPAARPVIVATGPLTSPALAEALRGLAGAEHLFFYDAISPIVAGASVDRAVAFAASRYGKGGDDYLNCPLNRKEYQAFIEALRAADTYPRHDFEADAYFEGCLPIEEIVRRGDDTLRFGPMKPVGLVDPRTGTVPYAALQLRREDVLGDAFNLVGFQTRLRQGEQQRVFRLIPGLARAEFIRFGQIHRNTYLNAPAVLNPEQEFRDHPGVFAAGQLCGLEGYIEAVATGLMAGLQADRRLRGLPPVRFPRDTALGSLQHALGAADPRGYQPLNITFALLPPPPPELERRLHGKAARHAWRVRESLQALRDFAARDGVRPA